One genomic window of Luteitalea pratensis includes the following:
- a CDS encoding ABC transporter ATP-binding protein, translating into MIATPASGSVRVAARAAADVPIALRCVGLVKRYGDVIAVDGLDLEVHTGECFGLLGPNGAGKTTTIEILEGLNTPDAGEVEVLGRRWATDADHLRQRLGIQLQETQLNEKLTVAELLRLFRSFYGQGPTVGELIASVGLESKRDAWYGKLSGGQKQRLALACALAGDPDLLFLDEPTTGLDPQSRRQLWDLLAQYKQRGRTVMITTHYMDEAQVLCDRVAIVDQGKVIALGTPVELIASLGAEHVVDFALAEGRTLPAVDALTRLPGVRRASVQDNRGTLIVSHLHEALPALLASVADADAFTLLTTHSATLEDVFVALTGRQLRDT; encoded by the coding sequence ATGATCGCGACTCCCGCCTCTGGCTCGGTTCGGGTCGCAGCGCGGGCGGCCGCAGACGTGCCGATCGCACTCAGGTGCGTCGGGCTGGTCAAGCGCTACGGTGACGTGATCGCCGTCGACGGCCTCGATCTCGAGGTTCACACCGGCGAATGCTTCGGGCTGCTCGGTCCGAACGGTGCGGGCAAGACCACCACCATCGAGATTCTGGAAGGCCTCAACACGCCGGACGCCGGCGAGGTGGAGGTGCTCGGCCGTCGCTGGGCGACTGACGCCGATCATCTTCGGCAGCGACTCGGGATCCAGCTGCAGGAGACACAGCTCAACGAGAAGCTCACCGTGGCTGAACTCCTGCGGCTCTTCCGTTCGTTCTACGGGCAAGGGCCGACGGTGGGGGAGTTGATCGCGAGCGTCGGGCTCGAGTCGAAGCGGGACGCCTGGTACGGCAAGCTCTCGGGCGGCCAGAAGCAGCGCCTGGCGCTCGCCTGCGCACTGGCAGGCGATCCTGACCTGCTGTTCCTCGACGAGCCGACCACAGGGCTCGATCCACAATCGCGGCGCCAATTGTGGGACCTGCTCGCGCAGTACAAGCAACGCGGGCGCACCGTCATGATCACCACGCACTACATGGACGAAGCGCAGGTCCTGTGTGACCGCGTGGCGATCGTGGATCAAGGCAAGGTCATCGCGCTCGGCACTCCCGTGGAACTCATCGCCTCGCTCGGCGCCGAGCATGTCGTGGATTTCGCACTCGCCGAGGGAAGGACGTTGCCAGCGGTCGATGCGCTCACGCGTCTGCCGGGCGTGCGCCGCGCCTCGGTGCAGGACAACCGAGGCACGCTGATCGTCTCCCACCTGCACGAGGCGTTGCCCGCCCTGCTCGCGTCGGTGGCCGACGCGGACGCGTTCACCTTGTTGACGACGCACAGTGCGACGCTGGAGGACGTGTTCGTCGCGCTCACGGGCCGCCAATTGAGGGACACGTGA
- a CDS encoding adenylosuccinate synthase, with translation MNIAVLGAQWGDEGKGKIVDLLTPNFSFVTRYQGGHNAGHTVYVNGRKFILRLLPSGILHSTVSCVIGNGLVVDPVALFSEIDEITAAGIDVTGRLFVSSKAHLILPYHKELDVLSEAKRGERKIGTTSRGIGPAYEDKIGRRGIRVGDLSGGASRQMLEDAVRHNVEARNNLIPDARMDWREVLAGLDTIWIRLAPFVTDVSVLLDEAIRAGKRVMFEGAQGTLLDIDHGTYPYVTSSNATTGGICTGLGIGPKHITGVMGVAKAYTTRVGEGPFPSELLDDMGQKLRDGGSEYGSVTGRPRRCGWFDAVAVRYAVRVNGLDALAITKMDVLDGFPTLKICTGYTVDGETLEHFPSEIGQLARCEPVYREVPGWTAPTAGVRRFEDLPAEARAYIATLEDVCGVPVALISTGSDRHETILRGDSIAARWFTLPD, from the coding sequence ATGAACATTGCCGTGTTGGGTGCCCAGTGGGGCGATGAGGGCAAGGGCAAGATCGTCGATCTGCTCACGCCGAATTTCTCGTTCGTGACGCGTTACCAGGGGGGGCACAACGCGGGCCACACCGTGTACGTCAACGGTCGCAAGTTCATCCTGCGGCTGTTGCCGTCGGGGATCCTGCACTCGACCGTGTCGTGCGTCATCGGCAACGGCCTGGTGGTCGATCCCGTCGCGCTGTTTTCCGAGATCGACGAGATCACGGCGGCGGGCATCGACGTCACCGGCCGGCTGTTCGTGAGCAGCAAGGCGCACCTGATCCTGCCGTATCACAAGGAACTCGACGTCCTCTCCGAGGCCAAGCGTGGTGAGCGCAAGATCGGGACGACCTCGCGCGGCATCGGGCCTGCCTACGAGGACAAGATCGGCCGCCGCGGCATCCGCGTCGGTGACCTGTCTGGTGGCGCGTCGCGACAGATGCTCGAGGATGCCGTGCGCCATAACGTGGAAGCGCGCAACAACCTGATCCCGGACGCGCGCATGGACTGGCGCGAAGTGCTCGCGGGACTGGACACGATCTGGATCCGGCTCGCGCCGTTCGTCACCGACGTGTCCGTACTGCTGGACGAGGCGATTCGCGCCGGCAAGCGAGTGATGTTCGAGGGAGCCCAGGGCACGCTGCTCGACATCGACCACGGTACCTATCCCTACGTGACCTCGTCCAACGCCACGACTGGCGGCATCTGCACCGGCCTCGGGATCGGTCCCAAGCACATCACCGGCGTGATGGGCGTCGCCAAGGCGTACACCACGCGCGTGGGCGAGGGGCCATTCCCGAGCGAACTGCTCGACGACATGGGCCAGAAGCTGCGTGACGGCGGCAGCGAATACGGATCGGTGACGGGGCGGCCGCGCCGCTGCGGCTGGTTCGACGCGGTCGCGGTGCGCTACGCCGTGCGCGTGAATGGCCTCGATGCGTTGGCCATCACCAAGATGGACGTCCTCGACGGCTTTCCGACGCTGAAGATCTGCACGGGCTATACCGTTGACGGCGAAACGCTCGAGCATTTCCCGTCGGAGATCGGGCAGCTCGCGCGCTGCGAGCCCGTGTACCGCGAAGTGCCAGGCTGGACGGCGCCGACCGCGGGCGTGAGGCGCTTCGAGGATCTGCCGGCAGAAGCGCGCGCCTACATCGCGACGCTCGAGGATGTCTGCGGCGTGCCTGTCGCGCTCATCTCCACCGGCTCCGATCGCCACGAGACCATCCTGCGCGGCGACTCCATCGCCGCCCGCTGGTTCACGCTGCCCGACTGA
- the rnc gene encoding ribonuclease III: MTGRTVVCTTTSEPEAALVAGLLEAEGFSPAIERSPLRSVFPVPIAFFGQLRVTVPDEEADEASRLLRRFDKPADAGPKVVPLRDDLAPLEHRLGYRFRDRGLLELALTHRSRAHEDGLGQDATNESLEFLGDAVLGFVIADLVYQEFPESDEGQKSKMKSSLVSFTALARAAESIELGAHLRLGRGEEKTGGRHKPVLLADACEAVIAAVYIDGGLGASRGLVLRLLMPLLEEVRSGGAATAGAGDFKSSLQEYLQARRLPPPVYRIVDQAGPDHDKTFTVDVQAVGRVLGEAEGRSRKEAEQQAARAALDALQQGSIDLDDAAGR, translated from the coding sequence ATGACCGGACGGACAGTGGTGTGCACCACGACGTCCGAGCCCGAGGCGGCGTTGGTCGCCGGGCTGCTCGAGGCCGAAGGCTTCTCGCCAGCCATCGAGCGATCGCCGCTCCGCAGCGTATTCCCGGTCCCGATTGCCTTCTTCGGCCAGTTGCGCGTCACCGTGCCCGACGAGGAGGCTGACGAAGCCAGCCGCCTGCTCCGCCGTTTCGACAAGCCCGCCGATGCGGGTCCGAAGGTCGTGCCGCTGCGCGACGATCTTGCGCCGCTCGAACATCGCCTCGGCTATCGCTTCCGCGATCGCGGCCTGCTCGAACTCGCGCTCACGCACCGGTCGCGTGCCCACGAGGACGGCCTCGGGCAGGACGCCACCAACGAGTCGCTGGAGTTCCTCGGTGATGCCGTGCTGGGTTTCGTCATCGCCGATCTCGTCTACCAGGAGTTCCCGGAGTCCGACGAGGGCCAGAAGAGCAAGATGAAGTCGTCGCTCGTGTCGTTCACGGCGCTGGCGCGGGCAGCCGAGAGCATCGAACTCGGTGCGCACCTGCGGCTTGGACGGGGTGAGGAGAAGACGGGGGGACGGCACAAGCCGGTGCTCCTGGCTGACGCCTGCGAGGCGGTCATCGCCGCGGTCTACATCGACGGTGGCCTCGGTGCGTCGCGCGGCCTGGTGCTGCGCCTGCTGATGCCATTGCTCGAGGAGGTCAGGTCGGGCGGGGCGGCGACCGCGGGCGCCGGCGACTTCAAGTCGTCGCTGCAGGAGTACCTGCAGGCGCGGCGGTTGCCGCCACCGGTCTACCGCATCGTCGATCAGGCAGGGCCCGATCACGACAAGACGTTCACGGTCGACGTACAGGCGGTCGGCCGCGTGCTTGGCGAGGCCGAGGGACGCAGTCGCAAGGAGGCCGAGCAGCAGGCGGCGCGTGCGGCGCTGGATGCGCTCCAGCAGGGCTCAATCGATCTCGATGATGCCGCCGGTCGATGA
- a CDS encoding PP2C family protein-serine/threonine phosphatase: protein MPPDSPGPVRLEAPPAHALLPLPSPRALFLEHWAGLLLVAGLLSRVLLSLIGLAIGPSAPLDTLRRLATIAVIVGGSVVVWRLSRVLRQRLLWRVRRKLILSYFFIGVVPAALIFLFFLIVSALTLLSFSSYLVKEKLGDLQAQGRVYADMTAVELQQTRTPGEVRDLLTRKASAGARTYPGLSIALLPMNGDTRTGMLTVGAWDHGTPPSSIPEWLLRQGPSVVVVPVSDEAAAAAGARLIVRSVSWIGTAETASRAVVVDLPLDDAASAVLREETGIRLGGLVRMGPSITGPCPVPEGGEMRIDPSPYSLSWVNFLDATNWESGASCKLGFLIQPSLVHLYRRITEAQAIGGGLSFGQMLVIMLLIIGSLFLVIQIVAFVMGVSLARSITGSIHELFEGTRRVQAEDLSHRIRVRTRDQFGALASSFNSMVETIEELLEQKVVKERLQQELQLARDIQTSLLPSETLRCGEFTIAAACRPAREIGGDYCDFFPLDDDRIGLLVADVSGKGASAALYMAELKGLMLALSRTHQSPRALLGEVNRVLSDNLGRTSFVTMTYAVLDVRQRTLTHARAGHTPLIHFRSGDVFPRTRLVAPEGLVLGVRMASIRSRFEGLLKEHTLTLAPGDAVVLFTDGISEAMNEVRDLYGEDRLCLCVEDHAHLEPDALCDEIFESVREFADGAEQHDDMTMIVLKVGNSAAASASHVGEVHG from the coding sequence ATGCCGCCTGACTCGCCCGGCCCGGTGCGCCTCGAAGCGCCTCCGGCGCACGCCCTGCTTCCGCTGCCCTCGCCGCGCGCCCTGTTCCTCGAGCACTGGGCCGGCCTGCTGCTGGTAGCCGGCCTGCTGTCGCGGGTGCTGCTGTCGCTGATCGGTCTTGCCATCGGACCCTCGGCCCCCCTCGACACGCTGCGCCGGCTCGCCACCATCGCGGTCATCGTCGGTGGCTCCGTCGTGGTGTGGCGACTGAGCCGGGTGCTGCGACAGCGACTGCTGTGGCGGGTGCGGCGAAAGCTCATCCTGTCCTATTTCTTCATCGGCGTCGTACCCGCGGCGCTCATCTTCCTGTTCTTCCTGATCGTCAGTGCGCTCACGCTGTTGAGTTTCAGTTCCTACCTGGTGAAGGAGAAGCTGGGGGATCTGCAGGCGCAAGGCCGGGTGTATGCCGACATGACGGCCGTCGAACTACAGCAGACCCGCACCCCCGGAGAAGTGCGCGACCTGCTGACGCGCAAGGCAAGCGCCGGCGCACGCACCTACCCCGGGCTGTCCATCGCGCTGCTGCCGATGAACGGCGACACACGCACGGGCATGCTCACCGTCGGTGCCTGGGATCATGGCACCCCACCTTCGTCCATTCCGGAGTGGTTGCTGCGCCAGGGCCCGTCGGTCGTCGTCGTGCCGGTGAGCGACGAGGCGGCCGCCGCAGCCGGCGCACGCCTGATCGTCCGTAGCGTGTCGTGGATTGGCACCGCGGAGACGGCGTCACGGGCAGTGGTCGTGGATCTTCCGCTCGATGACGCGGCGTCTGCGGTGCTTCGCGAGGAAACGGGCATCCGGCTGGGTGGCCTCGTTCGCATGGGTCCATCCATCACCGGTCCGTGCCCCGTGCCTGAGGGCGGCGAGATGCGCATCGACCCATCGCCGTACTCGCTGTCGTGGGTCAATTTCCTCGACGCCACCAACTGGGAGTCCGGCGCCAGCTGCAAGCTCGGTTTCCTCATCCAGCCGAGCCTCGTGCACTTGTACCGCCGTATCACCGAGGCCCAGGCCATCGGCGGCGGCTTGTCGTTCGGGCAGATGCTCGTGATCATGCTGCTGATCATCGGCAGCCTGTTCCTCGTGATCCAGATCGTCGCGTTCGTGATGGGCGTCAGTCTCGCCCGATCGATTACCGGCTCGATTCACGAACTGTTCGAGGGCACGCGGCGCGTGCAGGCCGAGGATCTCTCGCACCGCATCCGGGTACGTACCCGCGACCAGTTCGGCGCGCTTGCCTCGTCGTTCAACTCGATGGTGGAGACCATCGAGGAATTGCTCGAGCAGAAGGTCGTCAAGGAGCGCCTCCAGCAGGAACTGCAGCTGGCCCGAGACATCCAGACCTCGCTGCTGCCTTCGGAGACACTGCGCTGCGGTGAATTCACCATCGCTGCGGCATGCCGTCCGGCCCGCGAGATCGGCGGCGACTACTGCGACTTCTTCCCGCTCGACGACGACCGCATCGGCCTGCTCGTCGCCGACGTCTCCGGCAAGGGGGCATCGGCGGCCCTGTACATGGCGGAACTCAAGGGGCTGATGCTTGCCTTGTCCAGGACCCACCAGTCGCCGCGAGCGCTGCTCGGCGAGGTCAATCGCGTCCTCTCGGACAACCTCGGCCGCACCAGCTTCGTGACGATGACGTACGCCGTGCTCGATGTGCGCCAGCGGACGCTGACGCATGCCCGCGCCGGGCACACGCCACTCATTCACTTCCGCTCGGGCGACGTGTTTCCGCGCACGCGCCTGGTGGCGCCCGAAGGGCTCGTCCTCGGCGTGCGCATGGCGTCGATTCGCTCGCGCTTCGAGGGCCTGCTCAAGGAGCACACGCTGACGCTCGCCCCTGGCGACGCCGTCGTGCTGTTCACCGACGGGATCAGCGAGGCGATGAACGAGGTGCGCGACCTGTACGGCGAGGATCGCCTGTGCCTCTGCGTCGAGGACCACGCCCACCTCGAGCCCGACGCCCTGTGCGACGAGATCTTCGAGAGCGTGCGGGAATTCGCCGATGGCGCCGAGCAGCATGACGACATGACGATGATCGTGCTGAAGGTGGGCAACAGCGCCGCGGCGAGCGCCAGCCACGTCGGCGAGGTCCACGGATGA
- a CDS encoding trans-sulfuration enzyme family protein → MNVDPTARFSTLCIHAGQEPDEATGAIITPLYQTSTYVQEGLGRHKGHEYARTSNPTRSAVEANIAALEGGTTGFGWASGMAAINAVLTLLEPGDHVVVTDNTYGGTYRLFERVLRKGGLDFTYVDTSDVEATVAAFTDRTRMLFLETPTNPVLRLADIAALSAAAHARGDITVVVDNTFASPAVQQPILLGADIVLHSTTKYLNGHSDSVGGMVVVTHAAHAEWLKFYQNAAGAILSAFDSWLILRGTKTLAVRMEAHNRNGQAIAEYLAQHPKIDRVHYPGLPAHPQHALAQQQMRGYTGMVSFDVGTLERARGVLERVRLFALAESLGGVESLISHPASMTHASVPAERRAALGVTDSLIRVSVGIEDVDDLRADLEQALSVL, encoded by the coding sequence GTGAACGTCGACCCCACTGCGCGCTTCTCCACGCTCTGCATCCATGCCGGGCAGGAACCCGACGAGGCGACTGGCGCCATCATCACGCCGCTGTATCAGACCTCGACGTACGTCCAGGAAGGCCTCGGCCGACACAAGGGCCACGAGTACGCCCGCACGAGCAACCCGACGCGAAGCGCCGTCGAGGCAAACATCGCTGCCCTCGAGGGCGGCACGACCGGCTTCGGCTGGGCCTCCGGCATGGCTGCCATCAACGCCGTGCTGACGCTGCTCGAGCCCGGCGATCACGTCGTGGTCACTGACAATACGTACGGCGGCACGTACCGATTGTTCGAGCGCGTGCTGCGAAAGGGAGGGTTGGACTTCACGTACGTGGACACGTCTGACGTCGAGGCCACCGTGGCCGCGTTCACGGACCGGACACGGATGCTGTTTCTCGAGACCCCGACCAACCCGGTGCTCCGCCTGGCCGACATCGCCGCCCTCTCGGCGGCGGCGCACGCGCGCGGCGACATCACGGTCGTCGTCGACAACACGTTTGCGAGTCCCGCCGTCCAGCAGCCGATCCTGCTCGGCGCCGACATCGTGCTCCACAGCACGACCAAGTACCTGAACGGGCACTCGGACAGTGTCGGCGGGATGGTGGTCGTCACGCACGCGGCCCACGCCGAGTGGCTGAAGTTCTACCAGAACGCGGCTGGCGCGATCCTGAGCGCGTTCGACTCCTGGCTGATCCTGCGCGGCACCAAGACCCTGGCCGTGCGCATGGAGGCCCACAACCGCAACGGGCAGGCGATCGCCGAGTACCTCGCCCAGCATCCGAAGATCGATCGCGTGCACTACCCCGGTTTGCCGGCGCATCCGCAGCACGCCCTCGCGCAGCAGCAGATGCGGGGGTACACGGGGATGGTGTCGTTCGACGTGGGCACCCTGGAGCGGGCCCGTGGCGTCCTCGAACGGGTCCGCCTGTTTGCGCTGGCCGAGAGCCTCGGCGGCGTGGAGAGCCTCATTTCGCACCCCGCCTCGATGACCCACGCCTCGGTGCCGGCCGAGCGTCGCGCCGCCCTGGGCGTGACCGACAGCCTCATTCGCGTCTCGGTGGGCATCGAGGACGTCGACGACCTGCGGGCCGATCTGGAGCAGGCGCTCAGCGTTCTCTGA
- the cutA gene encoding divalent-cation tolerance protein CutA: MRTIQESPAPHNAEAGADRPDPVVIVLTTWPDDDRAAAVARQLVEARHAACVTRLPRHAVVYRWQGAVEEAEERQWVIKTTARALDALWDAVRAAHPYETPEWLVITVTGGSEAYLGWVRASTGTTPNA, translated from the coding sequence ATGAGGACGATACAGGAATCACCAGCCCCGCACAACGCCGAAGCCGGTGCGGATCGGCCAGATCCCGTCGTGATCGTGCTCACGACGTGGCCTGACGACGACCGCGCCGCCGCTGTCGCGCGCCAACTCGTCGAGGCGCGTCATGCCGCGTGCGTCACACGCCTGCCTCGCCATGCCGTCGTCTATCGATGGCAAGGAGCGGTGGAGGAGGCCGAAGAGCGGCAGTGGGTGATCAAGACCACCGCCCGCGCGCTCGACGCGCTGTGGGATGCGGTGCGTGCCGCACACCCGTACGAGACCCCCGAGTGGCTGGTGATTACGGTTACGGGCGGCAGCGAGGCGTACCTGGGGTGGGTAAGGGCAAGCACAGGAACAACGCCTAACGCCTAA
- a CDS encoding FtsB family cell division protein — MRQSSPAKPRRAAGSDAVSAVRRRMMRTGLVLVLVFAIVDGVFGERGLLANMDVRHRIAVQQVAIDEMTARNNGLTEDIRRLREDPSAVEELAREELGLMKDGELLIILRDMPSSAAQPSKGGAPSR; from the coding sequence ATGCGCCAGTCTAGTCCTGCCAAGCCGCGACGTGCGGCCGGCAGCGACGCCGTATCGGCCGTGCGCCGCCGGATGATGCGCACCGGGCTCGTGCTGGTCCTCGTGTTCGCCATCGTCGACGGCGTGTTCGGTGAGCGCGGTCTGCTGGCCAACATGGACGTGCGGCATCGCATCGCCGTGCAGCAGGTCGCGATCGACGAGATGACCGCGCGCAACAATGGTCTCACCGAGGACATCCGCCGGCTGCGCGAGGACCCCTCGGCTGTCGAAGAACTCGCGCGCGAGGAGCTCGGGCTCATGAAGGACGGCGAACTGCTGATCATCCTCCGGGACATGCCGTCCTCGGCAGCCCAGCCGTCCAAGGGAGGGGCCCCGTCACGTTGA
- a CDS encoding toxin — MESIEAPTFTAMVAGYLEDDEYRALQLFLAGDPEAGDVMPGTGGFRKLRWADRRRGKGKRGGLRVIYYHLSADAQIWLMTLYDKDEMADLSAAEKRALKAALEAELARRAARRRLRRK, encoded by the coding sequence GTGGAGTCCATCGAGGCTCCCACGTTTACAGCGATGGTCGCGGGCTACCTGGAGGACGATGAATATCGAGCGTTGCAGCTGTTCCTGGCGGGGGATCCGGAGGCGGGCGATGTCATGCCGGGCACCGGCGGCTTTCGTAAGCTGCGATGGGCCGATCGGCGCCGAGGCAAGGGCAAGCGTGGTGGCCTCAGGGTGATCTACTACCACCTTTCGGCAGATGCTCAGATCTGGCTGATGACGCTCTACGACAAGGACGAAATGGCCGACCTGAGCGCCGCTGAGAAACGGGCTTTGAAGGCGGCTCTCGAGGCCGAACTTGCGCGGCGTGCCGCGCGCCGCCGGCTACGAAGGAAGTGA
- a CDS encoding helix-turn-helix domain-containing protein produces MAAKKRPVARNKRSLFRELMSGVEAMRDHREGRLTLRTREMQPITVPPINADVVRETREALKMSRHVFAFKIGVNPRTLERWEQGRSKPNEQAAALIWLVRKYPDTLKRLESLAASA; encoded by the coding sequence ATGGCAGCGAAGAAGCGACCCGTGGCACGAAATAAGCGCAGCCTCTTCCGAGAACTCATGTCGGGTGTGGAGGCTATGCGGGATCACCGCGAAGGGCGGCTCACCTTAAGGACACGAGAGATGCAGCCGATCACGGTTCCGCCAATCAACGCGGACGTTGTCCGCGAGACGCGCGAGGCGCTCAAGATGTCGCGTCACGTGTTTGCATTCAAGATTGGTGTGAACCCCCGCACGCTCGAGCGATGGGAACAGGGACGGAGCAAACCGAACGAGCAGGCTGCCGCCTTGATTTGGCTGGTGCGGAAATATCCCGACACGCTCAAGCGGTTAGAGTCGCTCGCAGCCTCAGCTTGA